The following proteins are co-located in the Triticum aestivum cultivar Chinese Spring chromosome 1A, IWGSC CS RefSeq v2.1, whole genome shotgun sequence genome:
- the LOC123063266 gene encoding ras-related protein Rab7 yields the protein MASRRRTLLKVIILGDSGVGKTSLMNQYVNKKFSNQYKATIGADFLTKEVQFEDRLFTLQIWDTAGQERFQSLGVAFYRGADCCVLVYDVNSMKSFDNLNNWREEFLIQASPSDPDNFPFVLLGNKVDVDGGNSRVVSEKKAKAWCASKGNIPYFETSAKDGINVEEAFQCIVKNALKNEPEEELYMPDTVDVVGGNRGQGSSGCC from the exons ATGGCCTCGCGCCGCCGCACCCTCCTCAAGGTCATCATCCTCGGCGACAGCGG GGTTGGGAAGACGTCCTTGATGAACCA ATATGTGAACAAGAAGTTCAGCAACCAGTACAAGGCTACCATCGGCGCCGATTTCCTCACCAAGGAGGTGCAGTTCGAGGACAGGCTCTTCACCCTACAA ATATGGGATACTGCCGGTCAGGAGAGGTTTCAAAGTCTTGGTGTTGCATTCTACCGCGGAGCAGATTGTTGTGTTCTAGTTTATGATGTTAACTCGATGAAATCATTTGATAATCTGAACAACTGGCGTGAAGAGTTTCTAATTCAG GCTAGCCCATCAGATCCTGATAACTTCCCTTTTGTTCTGCTGGGTAACAAAGTTGATGTAGATGGCGGGAACAGTCGTGTG GTTTCTGAGAAAAAGGCGAAGGCATGGTGTGCCTCTAAAGGGAACATCCCATACTTTGAGACTTCTGCCAAGGATGGAATCAACGTGGAGGAAGCTTTCCAATGTATAGTAAAGAACGCTCTGAAGAACGAGCCAGAGGAAGAACT GTATATGCCGGACACCGTGGACGTGGTGGGTGGCAACCGGGGTCAAGGATCATCAGGATGCTGTTAG